In the genome of Cupriavidus taiwanensis, one region contains:
- a CDS encoding IclR family transcriptional regulator codes for MTTDSPQDDTQEGGQEGAPDSAQDRYIVPGLERGLRLLGEFSSRERTLSAAELARRLKVPRSTVFRLLATLEMMGFVERTDGGREFRLGMAVLRLGFDYLASLELTELGRPLLDRLRDEIHYPCNLVVRDGRSIVYVAKSVASRPFASTVNVGTRLPAHATVLGRVLLEDLSLAELRALYPEERLEVYSESTPRTVEELYEMVQRDRQRGYVLHEGFFEASISTIAAPVRDRSGKVTAALGATIPAARIDPDQLDNMVEQVRRAAAELSRLLDYRPEVPRPFA; via the coding sequence ATGACGACCGATTCGCCGCAGGACGATACGCAGGAAGGCGGCCAGGAGGGTGCGCCCGACAGCGCGCAGGACAGGTACATCGTGCCGGGGCTGGAGCGGGGCCTGCGCCTGCTGGGCGAGTTCAGCAGCCGCGAGCGCACGCTGTCGGCCGCCGAGCTGGCGCGCCGCCTCAAGGTGCCGCGCTCGACGGTGTTCCGCCTGCTGGCGACGCTGGAAATGATGGGCTTCGTCGAGCGCACCGACGGCGGGCGCGAGTTCCGGCTGGGCATGGCGGTGCTGCGCCTCGGTTTCGACTACCTGGCCTCGCTGGAGCTGACCGAGCTGGGCCGTCCGCTGCTCGACCGGCTGCGCGACGAGATCCATTACCCGTGCAACCTGGTGGTGCGCGACGGGCGCTCCATCGTTTATGTGGCGAAGTCGGTGGCATCGCGTCCGTTCGCCAGCACGGTCAATGTCGGCACCCGGCTGCCCGCGCATGCCACGGTGCTGGGACGCGTGCTGCTGGAAGACCTGTCGCTGGCCGAACTGCGCGCGCTCTATCCGGAAGAGCGGCTGGAGGTCTATTCCGAAAGCACGCCGCGCACGGTCGAAGAGCTGTACGAGATGGTCCAGCGCGACCGCCAGCGCGGCTATGTGCTGCACGAAGGGTTCTTCGAGGCCAGCATCTCCACTATCGCGGCGCCGGTGCGTGACCGCAGCGGCAAGGTGACGGCCGCGCTGGGCGCCACTATCCCGGCCGCACGCATCGACCCGGACCAGCTCGACAACATGGTGGAACAGGTGCGGCGGGCCGCCGCCGAGTTGTCGCGGTTGCTCGATTACCGGCCAGAGGTGCCCAGGCCGTTCGCCTGA
- a CDS encoding CoxG family protein: protein MEIEKTLVTAAPPARVWELLLDPNVMGACVPGMESIEVLSEVEYVAHMAVKIAFINARFRLHTKIVETRAPHYLRTEGTGEDASVASSLRQSSELFLTPLDHGGTQLRIRVQVDVLGRLGTFGLSVMKTKADRMWDEFGANLLARLSPQAAQPAPGPARQAATAAQAAAVAPRPAANGHPVRGAPPEPAPPAPAGLLARLLGRRDAGRGSLADICIELRRHDETIVVRWPAAHGEQCAAWLRDYLRPGA from the coding sequence GTGGAAATTGAAAAGACCCTGGTCACCGCGGCGCCGCCGGCGCGCGTGTGGGAGCTGCTGCTCGACCCCAACGTGATGGGCGCGTGCGTGCCCGGCATGGAATCGATCGAAGTGCTCAGCGAGGTCGAGTACGTCGCGCACATGGCGGTAAAGATCGCCTTCATCAACGCGCGCTTCCGGCTGCATACGAAGATCGTCGAGACCCGCGCGCCCCATTACCTGCGTACCGAGGGCACCGGCGAGGACGCTTCGGTTGCCAGCTCGCTGCGGCAGTCGAGCGAGCTGTTCCTGACGCCGCTGGACCATGGCGGCACACAGCTGCGCATCCGGGTGCAGGTCGATGTGCTGGGCCGGCTGGGCACCTTCGGCCTGAGCGTGATGAAGACCAAGGCCGACCGCATGTGGGACGAGTTTGGTGCCAACCTGCTGGCGCGGCTGTCGCCGCAGGCCGCGCAGCCCGCACCCGGGCCGGCCCGGCAAGCGGCCACGGCGGCGCAGGCGGCTGCCGTCGCGCCGCGCCCGGCCGCCAACGGCCACCCGGTGCGGGGGGCGCCGCCGGAGCCCGCGCCGCCAGCACCGGCCGGACTGCTCGCGCGGCTGCTGGGGCGCCGGGACGCCGGGCGCGGATCGCTTGCCGACATCTGCATCGAACTGCGCCGCCATGACGAAACCATCGTGGTGCGCTGGCCCGCGGCGCACGGCGAGCAGTGCGCGGCATGGCTGCGCGACTACCTGCGCCCCGGCGCATAG
- a CDS encoding (2Fe-2S)-binding protein: MNPVTIEVTVNGEEHRVQVPARRLLADLLRDDLNLTGTKRGCETGICGACSVLVDGEVVKSCLMLAVQARGRHVMTVEGLAADGQLHPLQQSFMEHGGLQCGYCTPGFLMAACALLANNPNPTEEEVRHGLNGNLCRCTGYVGIVESVLSAAEAMRGN; the protein is encoded by the coding sequence ATGAACCCAGTCACCATCGAAGTCACCGTCAACGGTGAAGAACACCGGGTGCAGGTGCCGGCGCGGCGCCTGCTTGCCGACCTGCTGCGCGACGACCTGAACCTGACCGGCACCAAGCGCGGCTGCGAGACCGGCATCTGCGGCGCCTGCTCCGTGCTGGTCGACGGCGAGGTGGTCAAGTCCTGCCTGATGCTCGCGGTGCAGGCGCGCGGCCGCCATGTGATGACCGTGGAGGGCCTGGCCGCCGACGGCCAGCTGCATCCGCTGCAGCAAAGCTTCATGGAGCACGGCGGACTGCAGTGCGGCTATTGCACGCCGGGCTTCCTGATGGCGGCGTGCGCACTGCTCGCCAACAACCCCAACCCGACTGAAGAGGAGGTCCGCCATGGCCTGAACGGCAACCTGTGTCGTTGCACCGGCTATGTCGGCATCGTCGAATCGGTCCTGTCCGCCGCGGAGGCAATGCGTGGAAATTGA
- a CDS encoding FAD binding domain-containing protein, whose protein sequence is MRDFAFLEPATVAEASAMLADLGDSCRLFAGGTALMLGMRQRMLAPSHLVSLGRLDGLRGISFDAREGLRIGALTLHAELARSPLVQAHYPMLASMAARVANPQVRNQGTLGGNLCYADPATDPPGCLMALGAQVVVSGRGGERVIDIEDFLVDYYVTALAPDEIVTQIRVPAPGAGADGRYARFLRTAAEHRPLASVALSVRREGAFCIEARLAVGASTPVPCRLRRAEALLAGKAVTAELAAQAAAIVAEDINAVSDARGAEAYRREMVRVVARRTIAALFGVASD, encoded by the coding sequence ATGCGTGACTTTGCCTTCCTGGAGCCGGCCACCGTGGCCGAAGCCAGCGCCATGCTGGCCGACCTGGGCGACAGCTGCCGCCTCTTTGCCGGCGGCACGGCGCTGATGCTGGGCATGCGCCAGCGCATGCTGGCGCCTAGCCACCTGGTGTCGCTGGGCCGGCTCGATGGGCTTCGCGGCATCAGCTTCGACGCGCGCGAAGGCCTGCGCATCGGCGCGCTGACCTTGCATGCCGAGCTCGCGCGCTCGCCGCTGGTGCAGGCGCACTATCCGATGCTGGCCAGCATGGCCGCTCGCGTGGCCAATCCGCAGGTGCGCAACCAGGGCACGCTGGGCGGCAACCTGTGCTATGCCGACCCGGCCACCGATCCTCCCGGTTGCCTGATGGCGCTGGGCGCGCAGGTGGTGGTCAGCGGCCGCGGCGGCGAGCGCGTGATCGACATCGAAGACTTCCTGGTCGACTACTACGTCACGGCGCTGGCGCCGGACGAGATCGTCACGCAGATCCGCGTGCCCGCGCCGGGTGCCGGCGCCGATGGCCGCTATGCGCGCTTCCTGCGCACGGCCGCCGAGCATCGCCCGCTGGCCAGCGTGGCGCTGTCGGTGCGGCGCGAGGGCGCGTTCTGCATCGAGGCCCGCCTGGCGGTGGGCGCCTCCACGCCGGTGCCATGCCGGCTGCGGCGCGCCGAGGCGCTGCTGGCGGGCAAGGCGGTAACGGCGGAACTTGCCGCGCAGGCCGCGGCCATCGTCGCCGAGGACATCAACGCGGTATCGGACGCGCGCGGGGCCGAAGCCTACCGCCGCGAGATGGTGCGCGTGGTCGCGCGCCGCACCATTGCCGCATTGTTCGGCGTGGCATCGGACTAA
- a CDS encoding xanthine dehydrogenase family protein molybdopterin-binding subunit codes for MSRAIVGTSTPQVTAREKVMGRAQYAGDLKLPGMLHAKVLRSPHPHARIVRIDTAAARALPGVKLVVTGYDVPARHWGPHRKEQRILACGVVRHVGEEVAAVVAVSEEIARDALDLVRVEYETLPALLTPAAALAAGAPEIHAGTGNIGHEMRIERGDVEAAFAACAAVYEATYDMHSQYPGYLEPMASVAAQDGNGRLTVWASTQSVFLARARLAEALDRPVSTIRVVQATTGGGFGAKIVEENNSLICAFLASRLERPVRLVNNRLEDFQGARASVPMQVWLRLGVDADGVILAKDVRITAECGAYSGLAGDVMHVTAMRSDNMHRLHNVRSHAVLAYTNNPPRGAFRGFGGQQMQFPLNCHLTVLAGMLGIDPIELHKRNAIGAGETSVHGWKISSTGMAECLDMTRRAIGWDEKRAVPRGAGTRRRGVGIAAAMHVSGNRTLGNWDGSTILLKMNEDGRVMLQTSECDMGQGANTMLSQICAQELGIPLSHVTVMAPDTDTAPFCLGSLASRVTIISGNAVLRAAREARQKLLALAAEKLGVDARQLVIADGRIAVPDQPDKSATLAEIARLHIFRHGGEGIHVRASYDAPTVMHDADYYGNVAPAHSFAAQAVEVEVDIRTGQVTVIDSFVADDCGKAINPLAVHGQTHGATVQAIGWTLYEHLQYEDGRLMNGNFADYTMPTADAVPMLRTDVVESNDPNGPYGAKGASETAILPGAAAIANAVFDAVGVRIQSLPITPEKVLAGLRALRETEAAHA; via the coding sequence ATGAGCAGGGCCATCGTGGGAACGTCCACGCCGCAGGTGACCGCGCGGGAAAAGGTCATGGGACGCGCGCAGTATGCCGGCGACCTCAAGCTGCCCGGCATGCTGCACGCCAAGGTGCTGCGCAGCCCGCACCCGCACGCGCGCATCGTGCGCATCGACACCGCCGCCGCCAGGGCGCTGCCCGGGGTGAAGCTGGTGGTAACGGGGTACGACGTGCCCGCCCGCCACTGGGGGCCGCACCGCAAGGAGCAGCGCATCCTGGCCTGCGGCGTGGTGCGACACGTCGGCGAGGAAGTGGCGGCGGTGGTGGCGGTCAGCGAGGAGATCGCGCGCGATGCGCTGGACCTGGTCCGGGTCGAGTACGAGACGCTGCCCGCGCTGCTGACGCCGGCCGCGGCGCTGGCCGCGGGCGCGCCGGAGATCCACGCCGGTACGGGCAATATCGGCCATGAAATGCGCATCGAGCGCGGCGACGTCGAGGCCGCCTTCGCGGCGTGCGCCGCGGTATACGAGGCGACCTACGACATGCACTCGCAGTACCCCGGCTACCTCGAGCCGATGGCCTCGGTCGCGGCGCAGGACGGCAACGGGCGGCTTACGGTGTGGGCGTCGACGCAGTCGGTGTTCCTGGCGCGCGCGCGGCTGGCCGAGGCGCTGGACCGGCCGGTCTCGACCATCCGCGTGGTGCAGGCCACCACCGGCGGCGGCTTCGGCGCCAAGATCGTCGAAGAGAACAACAGCCTGATCTGCGCCTTCCTGGCCAGCCGGCTGGAGCGCCCGGTGCGGCTGGTCAACAATCGGCTCGAAGACTTCCAGGGCGCGCGCGCCAGCGTGCCGATGCAGGTCTGGCTGCGCCTGGGCGTTGACGCCGACGGCGTGATCCTGGCCAAGGACGTGCGCATCACGGCCGAGTGCGGCGCCTATTCCGGCCTTGCCGGCGATGTGATGCACGTCACCGCCATGCGCAGCGACAACATGCACCGCCTGCACAACGTGCGCTCGCACGCGGTGCTGGCCTATACCAACAACCCCCCGCGCGGCGCTTTCCGCGGCTTTGGCGGGCAGCAGATGCAGTTTCCGCTGAACTGCCACCTGACGGTGCTGGCTGGCATGCTCGGCATCGACCCGATCGAATTGCACAAGCGCAATGCCATCGGCGCCGGCGAGACCAGCGTGCATGGCTGGAAGATCAGCAGCACCGGCATGGCCGAATGCCTGGACATGACCCGCCGCGCCATTGGCTGGGACGAAAAGCGCGCCGTCCCGCGCGGCGCCGGCACGCGCCGGCGCGGCGTGGGGATTGCCGCGGCGATGCATGTCAGCGGCAACCGCACGCTGGGCAACTGGGACGGCTCGACCATCCTGCTCAAGATGAACGAGGACGGGCGCGTGATGCTGCAGACCAGTGAGTGCGACATGGGGCAGGGCGCCAACACCATGCTCAGCCAGATCTGCGCGCAGGAGCTGGGCATTCCGCTGTCGCACGTCACCGTGATGGCGCCGGATACCGATACCGCGCCGTTCTGCCTGGGCTCGCTGGCGTCGCGCGTGACCATCATCTCGGGCAACGCGGTGCTGCGCGCGGCGCGCGAGGCGCGGCAGAAGCTGCTGGCGCTGGCGGCGGAAAAGCTCGGCGTCGATGCGCGGCAACTGGTGATCGCCGATGGCCGCATCGCGGTGCCCGACCAGCCTGACAAGTCCGCCACGCTGGCCGAGATCGCGCGGCTGCATATCTTCCGCCATGGCGGCGAGGGCATCCACGTGCGCGCCAGCTACGACGCGCCCACGGTGATGCACGACGCCGACTATTACGGCAACGTCGCCCCCGCGCATTCGTTCGCGGCGCAGGCGGTGGAAGTAGAGGTCGACATCCGCACCGGCCAGGTCACCGTGATCGACAGCTTTGTCGCCGACGACTGCGGCAAGGCCATCAACCCGCTCGCGGTGCACGGCCAGACCCATGGCGCCACCGTGCAGGCGATCGGCTGGACCCTGTACGAGCACCTGCAATACGAGGACGGCCGCCTGATGAACGGCAACTTTGCCGACTACACCATGCCCACCGCCGACGCGGTGCCGATGCTGCGCACCGACGTGGTGGAATCGAACGACCCCAACGGCCCCTACGGCGCCAAGGGCGCCAGCGAGACCGCGATCCTGCCGGGCGCGGCAGCAATCGCCAATGCCGTGTTCGACGCGGTCGGCGTGCGCATCCAGTCGCTGCCGATCACGCCGGAAAAGGTGCTGGCGGGCCTGCGTGCGCTGCGCGAAACGGAGGCCGCCCATGCGTGA
- a CDS encoding Bug family tripartite tricarboxylate transporter substrate binding protein, translated as MRQQRPRRAAAVAIAAMAVLGLSTGSALAATTYPAKAVTMVVAYPPGGDTDAMARLYADKLSARLKQPVIVENRPGAGGVVGAAFVSRAPADGYTLLYTPNPFTLAPMVLKLAPSASYDPLHGFTPVIQTAVQAVLLVANPQAGVKTVGEMVAAARGGKALTYGSPGAGSPMHIAGEMLNRAAAVKIQHVPYKGVAPAVNDVVAGHVPFAYVTLGPVAQYINTGRLIPLAITDARRSPLLPNVPTLAELGYKDVVVGAWHGVMAPKGTPPEVVRTLNQQLNEVLRLPEVADKMATFGAIPVGGAPAALEKVNAADYERLGKVVRELAIAAE; from the coding sequence ATGAGACAACAACGTCCCCGACGCGCCGCTGCCGTCGCAATTGCCGCCATGGCCGTGCTCGGCCTGAGCACGGGCAGCGCGCTGGCCGCCACCACGTATCCGGCCAAGGCCGTGACCATGGTGGTGGCCTACCCGCCAGGCGGCGATACCGACGCCATGGCCCGGCTCTACGCCGACAAGCTGTCGGCCCGCCTGAAGCAGCCGGTCATCGTCGAAAACCGTCCCGGCGCCGGCGGCGTGGTAGGTGCCGCGTTTGTCAGCCGTGCGCCGGCGGACGGCTACACGCTGCTGTACACGCCGAATCCGTTCACGCTGGCGCCGATGGTGCTGAAGCTGGCGCCGTCGGCCAGCTATGACCCGCTGCACGGCTTTACGCCGGTGATCCAGACCGCCGTGCAGGCGGTGCTGCTGGTGGCCAACCCGCAGGCGGGCGTAAAGACCGTGGGCGAGATGGTGGCCGCGGCCCGGGGCGGCAAGGCGCTGACCTATGGCAGCCCGGGCGCGGGTTCGCCGATGCATATCGCCGGCGAGATGCTGAACCGCGCCGCCGCCGTGAAGATCCAGCACGTCCCCTACAAGGGCGTGGCCCCCGCGGTCAACGATGTGGTGGCGGGGCACGTGCCGTTTGCCTACGTCACGCTGGGCCCGGTGGCGCAATACATCAACACCGGCCGGCTGATCCCGCTGGCGATCACCGATGCCCGCCGCTCGCCGCTGCTGCCCAACGTGCCGACGCTGGCCGAGCTGGGCTACAAGGACGTGGTGGTCGGCGCGTGGCACGGTGTCATGGCGCCCAAAGGCACGCCACCCGAGGTGGTCAGGACACTGAACCAGCAACTCAACGAGGTGCTGCGCCTGCCCGAGGTGGCCGACAAGATGGCCACCTTCGGCGCCATCCCCGTCGGCGGCGCGCCGGCCGCGCTGGAGAAGGTCAACGCGGCCGACTACGAGCGCCTGGGCAAGGTGGTCCGCGAGCTGGCGATTGCCGCGGAATGA
- a CDS encoding MarR family winged helix-turn-helix transcriptional regulator, whose translation MPRDAAPAHGTPAPTPAPAANASPWTDLDEAGSGLTVDNFLTTMLSQLVTALRSTVTKPYAEQFGLTVPEWRILALLAHARTLPFAELVTQSTSDKALVSRTLRLLEDRGLVQLTSAGNTPRKKLLCAITEAGIALHDQVMPLARRGQAEVIRQLSPQEREAVYQGLRKLLRAQA comes from the coding sequence ATGCCCCGTGATGCCGCGCCCGCCCATGGCACGCCCGCGCCCACCCCTGCCCCCGCCGCCAACGCCAGCCCGTGGACGGACCTCGACGAGGCCGGCAGCGGCCTGACCGTCGACAACTTCCTGACCACGATGCTGAGCCAGCTGGTCACCGCGCTGCGCAGCACGGTCACCAAGCCCTATGCGGAACAGTTCGGCCTGACCGTGCCCGAATGGCGCATCCTGGCGTTGCTGGCCCATGCGCGCACGCTGCCGTTTGCCGAGCTGGTGACGCAGTCGACCTCGGACAAGGCGCTGGTCAGCCGCACCCTGCGGCTGCTGGAAGACCGCGGGCTGGTGCAGCTGACCTCCGCCGGCAATACCCCACGCAAGAAGCTGCTGTGCGCCATCACCGAGGCCGGCATCGCGCTGCACGACCAGGTGATGCCGCTGGCGCGGCGCGGCCAGGCCGAGGTGATCCGGCAGCTGTCGCCGCAGGAGCGCGAGGCGGTGTACCAGGGACTGCGCAAGTTGTTGCGCGCCCAGGCATAA
- a CDS encoding ABC transporter substrate-binding protein, translating into MTLCHSIRRRSAGVLAVAAALACGAAQAQPRASISDDVVKLGMLLDMSGLYADVTGRGSATAAQMAIDDFGGKVLGKKIELVVVDHQNKADIAANKAREWYDAGNVDAILDVAASAPALAVLEVAKQKNRIVVFSGPGTERITNDLCTPVSVHYAYDTYALANTTARATVQRGGKSWFFLTADYAFGHTLQDSATAVINETGGKVVGAARHPIGASDFASYLLQAQASKAQIVGLANAGGDAINAIKAASEFGLTRNHAQRMAGLLLYVNDIHALGLKTTAGLLLTEGFYWDMNDATRAWSRRYFEKLKKMPNMSQAGAYSSVTHYLKAVQAAGTDETAAVMKQMKSMPINDFFAKNGRIRDDGRMIHDMYLFEVKTPAESKYPWDYYKVVATVPGEQAFMPASKSKCPLLRH; encoded by the coding sequence ATGACGCTTTGCCACTCGATCCGACGCCGGTCCGCCGGCGTGCTCGCGGTTGCCGCGGCGCTGGCCTGCGGCGCCGCACAGGCCCAGCCCAGGGCGTCGATTTCCGACGACGTGGTCAAGCTCGGCATGCTGCTCGACATGAGCGGCCTGTACGCCGACGTCACCGGCCGCGGCAGCGCCACCGCGGCGCAGATGGCGATCGACGATTTCGGCGGCAAGGTGCTCGGCAAGAAGATCGAGCTGGTGGTGGTCGATCACCAGAACAAGGCCGATATCGCCGCCAACAAGGCACGCGAGTGGTACGACGCCGGCAATGTCGACGCCATCCTCGACGTGGCCGCCTCGGCGCCCGCGCTGGCAGTGCTGGAAGTGGCGAAGCAGAAGAACCGCATCGTGGTGTTCTCGGGGCCGGGCACCGAGCGCATCACCAACGACCTGTGCACGCCGGTGTCAGTGCACTACGCCTACGACACCTACGCGCTTGCCAACACCACCGCGCGCGCCACCGTGCAGCGCGGCGGCAAGAGCTGGTTCTTCCTGACCGCCGACTACGCCTTCGGGCACACGCTGCAAGACTCCGCCACCGCGGTCATCAACGAGACCGGCGGCAAGGTGGTGGGGGCCGCGCGCCACCCGATCGGCGCCAGCGACTTCGCCTCGTACCTGCTGCAGGCGCAGGCCAGCAAGGCGCAGATCGTCGGTCTGGCCAACGCCGGCGGCGACGCCATCAACGCGATCAAGGCGGCATCGGAATTCGGCCTCACGCGCAACCACGCCCAGCGCATGGCGGGGCTGCTGCTGTACGTCAACGACATCCACGCCCTCGGGCTGAAGACCACGGCCGGCCTGCTGCTGACCGAAGGCTTCTACTGGGACATGAACGACGCCACCCGCGCCTGGTCGCGACGCTATTTCGAGAAGCTGAAGAAGATGCCCAACATGAGCCAGGCCGGCGCCTATTCGTCGGTGACGCACTACCTGAAGGCGGTGCAGGCGGCGGGCACCGACGAGACCGCGGCGGTAATGAAGCAGATGAAGTCGATGCCGATCAACGACTTCTTCGCGAAGAACGGCCGCATCCGCGACGACGGCCGCATGATCCACGACATGTACCTGTTCGAGGTAAAGACGCCGGCCGAATCGAAATACCCGTGGGACTACTACAAGGTGGTGGCGACGGTGCCGGGCGAGCAGGCCTTCATGCCGGCATCGAAGTCGAAATGCCCGCTGCTGCGGCACTGA
- a CDS encoding MFS transporter: MAATAGIVTTADSAGQGAAATARSGPVTRGNIVARIERMPGNAMHVRARLLIGLATFFDGFDVIAIAATLPLLIAQWSLTPAQIGVLIAAPSVGQLVGALLFPGLAERFGRLRSIGWSAGIIGLMSIACGFAPSFEIFLLLRIVQGLGLGGELPVAATYINEVTRAHGRGRFVLLYEVVFPIGLMVSNGVGAWLVPHYGWEVMYFIGGVPLVLFFLLKRVIPESPRWLAEKGRLEEADAALRAFEARAKGPLPPPQNASAYDRMTQHPRRRVRDLVSKAYVGRTMAVWMLWATCGFIQYGLSTWLPTVYKTVYHAPLQLALNLAAAASVLGVVGSLVCAMIVDKVGRKPVINVSFLLCALSLVLAGVFHAASVYVVATFCALAMGFLASGFITAYVYTPELYPTSVRAMGCGLGGAWLKLAAIFAPGLIASTIGSGDLSFAFFALSVVPALAAVTVHCLGIETKGRVLEELEV; this comes from the coding sequence GTGGCCGCCACCGCAGGTATCGTGACCACGGCCGACAGTGCCGGCCAGGGCGCCGCGGCCACCGCCCGCAGCGGCCCGGTCACGCGCGGCAATATCGTCGCCCGCATCGAGCGCATGCCGGGCAACGCCATGCATGTCCGCGCCCGGCTGCTGATCGGCCTGGCCACCTTCTTCGATGGCTTCGACGTCATCGCCATCGCCGCCACGCTGCCGCTGCTGATCGCGCAATGGTCGCTGACGCCGGCGCAGATCGGCGTCCTGATCGCGGCGCCCTCGGTCGGCCAGCTGGTCGGTGCGCTGCTGTTCCCCGGGCTGGCCGAGCGCTTCGGCCGCTTGCGCTCGATCGGCTGGAGCGCGGGCATCATCGGCCTGATGAGCATTGCCTGTGGCTTCGCGCCGTCGTTCGAGATCTTCCTGCTGCTGCGCATCGTGCAGGGCCTGGGCCTTGGCGGCGAACTGCCGGTGGCCGCCACCTATATCAACGAAGTCACGCGCGCGCACGGCCGCGGGCGCTTCGTGCTGTTGTACGAGGTGGTGTTCCCGATCGGCCTGATGGTATCCAACGGCGTTGGTGCCTGGCTGGTGCCGCACTATGGCTGGGAGGTCATGTACTTCATCGGCGGCGTGCCGCTGGTGCTGTTCTTCCTCCTGAAGCGCGTGATCCCCGAATCGCCACGCTGGCTGGCCGAGAAGGGCCGCCTGGAAGAAGCCGACGCCGCGCTGCGCGCGTTCGAGGCGCGCGCCAAAGGACCGCTGCCGCCGCCGCAGAATGCCAGCGCCTACGACCGCATGACCCAGCACCCGCGCCGCCGCGTGCGGGACCTGGTCAGCAAGGCCTACGTAGGGCGCACCATGGCGGTGTGGATGCTGTGGGCCACCTGCGGCTTCATCCAGTACGGGCTGTCGACCTGGCTGCCCACGGTCTACAAGACCGTCTACCATGCGCCGCTGCAGCTGGCGCTGAACCTGGCCGCCGCGGCATCGGTGCTGGGCGTGGTGGGGTCGCTGGTCTGCGCCATGATTGTCGACAAGGTCGGGCGCAAGCCGGTGATCAATGTGTCGTTCCTGCTGTGCGCGCTGTCGCTGGTGCTGGCGGGCGTGTTCCACGCCGCCAGCGTGTACGTGGTCGCGACCTTCTGCGCGCTGGCGATGGGCTTCCTCGCCAGCGGCTTCATCACCGCCTACGTCTATACGCCGGAGCTGTACCCGACCAGCGTGCGGGCCATGGGCTGCGGCCTCGGCGGGGCCTGGCTGAAGCTGGCGGCGATCTTCGCGCCGGGGCTGATCGCCAGCACCATCGGCAGCGGCGACCTGAGCTTCGCCTTCTTTGCGCTGTCGGTGGTGCCGGCGCTGGCGGCCGTCACCGTACATTGCCTGGGCATCGAGACCAAGGGACGGGTGCTGGAGGAGCTGGAGGTCTGA
- a CDS encoding PDR/VanB family oxidoreductase encodes MSAHQSLTLRVQAMRFEARGVVSIELQDPEGKPLPEYSPGAHIDLHLGNGLVRSYSLCGAPEARNRYTVGVLLDRGSRGGSRYVHEQLRVGTTLTVGAPRNNFELDESAAHTVLVAGGIGVTPIVCMARRLAELGKSFTLIYCARSRAEAAFVEPLSAYGDAVRFHFDDEAGAPPDLKAMLGGQDAQTHFYCCGPGPMLNAFEAACEAHAYPNVHIERFAADPSTEAVQEGEYVVQLSRTGSLVKVPSGKSLLDALLDSGVEVEYSCREGVCGSCETAVLEGCPDHRDSVLSNSERASNKTMMVCVSGCKGSKLVLDL; translated from the coding sequence ATGAGTGCCCACCAGTCCCTGACCCTGCGCGTCCAGGCCATGCGTTTTGAAGCGCGCGGCGTGGTCAGCATCGAACTGCAAGACCCCGAAGGGAAGCCCCTGCCCGAGTACAGCCCGGGCGCCCATATCGACCTGCACCTGGGTAACGGCCTGGTGCGCAGCTACTCGCTGTGCGGCGCGCCGGAAGCGCGCAACCGCTACACCGTGGGCGTGCTGCTGGACCGCGGCAGCCGCGGCGGCTCGCGCTACGTGCATGAGCAGCTGCGCGTGGGCACCACGCTGACGGTGGGCGCGCCGCGCAACAACTTCGAGCTGGACGAGAGCGCAGCGCATACGGTGCTGGTCGCCGGCGGCATCGGCGTCACGCCGATCGTCTGCATGGCGCGCCGGCTGGCCGAGCTGGGCAAGTCGTTCACGCTGATCTACTGCGCGCGTTCGCGCGCCGAGGCGGCATTCGTCGAACCGCTGTCGGCCTATGGCGACGCGGTGCGCTTCCACTTCGACGACGAAGCGGGCGCGCCGCCGGACCTGAAGGCAATGCTTGGCGGACAGGATGCGCAGACGCACTTCTATTGCTGCGGCCCGGGCCCGATGCTGAATGCGTTCGAAGCCGCGTGCGAGGCGCATGCCTACCCCAACGTCCATATCGAGCGCTTTGCCGCCGATCCGTCGACCGAGGCGGTGCAGGAAGGCGAATACGTGGTGCAACTGTCGCGCACCGGCTCGCTGGTCAAGGTGCCGTCTGGCAAGTCGCTGCTCGATGCGCTGCTCGACTCCGGCGTGGAGGTCGAGTACAGCTGCCGCGAAGGCGTGTGCGGCTCGTGCGAGACCGCGGTGCTGGAAGGCTGCCCGGACCACCGCGACAGCGTGCTGAGCAACAGCGAGCGCGCCAGCAACAAGACCATGATGGTGTGCGTGTCCGGTTGCAAGGGCAGCAAGCTGGTGCTGGATTTGTAA